In Lemur catta isolate mLemCat1 chromosome 1, mLemCat1.pri, whole genome shotgun sequence, one DNA window encodes the following:
- the TMEM251 gene encoding transmembrane protein 251 isoform X2 produces MMNFRQRMGWIGVGLYLLASAAAFYYVFEINETYNRLALEHIQQHPEEPLEGTTWTHSLKARLLSLPFWLWTIIFLIPYLQMFLFLYSCTRADPKTVGYCIIPICLAVICNRHQAFVKASNQISRLQLIDT; encoded by the coding sequence ATGATGAATTTCCGTCAGCGGATGGGATGGATTGGAGTGGGATTGTATCTTTTAGCAAGTGCAGCAGCATTTTACTATGTTTTTGAAATCAATGAGACTTACAACAGGCTGGCCTTGGAACACATTCAACAGCACCCTGAGGAGCCCCTTGAAGGAACCACATGGACACACTCCTTGAAAGCTCGGTTACTCTCCCTGCCTTTTTGGTTGTGgacaattatttttctgatacCTTACTTACAGATGTTTTTGTTCCTTTACTCTTGTACAAGAGCTGATCCCAAAACGGTGGGCTACTGTATCATCCCTATATGCTTGGCAGTTATTTGCAATCGCCACCAGGCATTTGTCAAGGCTTCTAATCAGATCAGCAGACTACAattaattgacacataa
- the GON7 gene encoding EKC/KEOPS complex subunit GON7, whose translation MELLGEYVGQDGQQRRLQVSCEAPGDADRFRGLLSGVAQMRELVSELFGPLVHQEAQHRLAAAPDEALDGDDEDDAEDENNIDNRPNSDGPSAKRPKPPS comes from the exons ATGGAGCTGTTGGGAGAGTACGTCGGGCAGGACGGGCAGCAGCGGCGGCTGCAGGTGTCCTGTGAGGCGCCGGGTGACGCCGACCGTTTCCGGGGCCTGTTGTCGGGAGTGGCCCAGATGAGGGAGCTGGTAAGCGAACTCTTCGGCCCCCTGGTCCACCAGGAAGCGCAGCACCGGCTGGCGGCGGCTCCAGACGAGGCCTTGGACG gtgatgatgaagatgatgcaGAAGATGAAAATAACATTGATAACAGACCTAACTCAGATGGACCATCTGCAAAACGGCCAAAACCACCATCTTAA
- the MOAP1 gene encoding modulator of apoptosis 1 — translation MTLRLLEDWCRGMDMNPRKALLIAGIPQTCGVAEIEEALRAGLAPLGEYRLLGRMFRREENRNVALVGLTEETVHALVPKEIPGKGGIWRVIFKPPDPDNEFLSRLNEFLEEEGMTVSELTRALGYENDPFDLDQDMIPEIRAPMLAQALDEALQPALQYLHYKKLRVFSGRDPPEVEEEEFGPWLFHTTQMIQAWQVSDAEKRRRLLESLRGPALDVIRVLKISNPLITVRECLQALEQVFGVIDNPRELQVKYLTTYQKDEEKLSAYILRLEPLLQKLVQRGAIEKDIVNQARLDQIVAGAVHRTVRRQFGLPEDGPAPGFLQLLALIKDGEAVEEEEALLQAGLGEHFT, via the coding sequence ATGACGTTGAGACTCTTAGAAGATTGGTGCAGGGGGATGGATATGAACCCTCGAAAGGCGCTGTTGATTGCTGGCATCCCCCAGACCTGCGGTGTGGCAGAAATCGAGGAGGCTCTGCGGGCTGGTTTAGCCCCTTTGGGGGAGTACAGACTGCTTGGGAGGATGTTCAGGAGGGAAGAGAACAGGAATGTAGCCTTAGTAGGCCTTACTGAGGAGACTGTTCATGCTCTGGTCCCTAAGGAGATACCGGGAAAAGGGGGTATCTGGAGAGTGATCTTTAAGCCCCCTGACCCAGATAATGAATTTCTAAGcagattaaatgaatttttagagGAAGAGGGGATGACAGTGAGTGAGTTGACCAGAGCTCTAGGGTATGAAAATGACCCTTTTGACCTAGACCAGGACATGATCCCAGAAATTCGGGCCCCTATGTTGGCACAGGCATTGGATGAGGCTCTTCAGCCTGCCCTGCAATACCTGCACTATAAAAAGCTGAGAGTATTCTCGGGCAGGGATCCTCCAGAAGTAGAAGAGGAAGAATTCGGACCCTGGTTGTTTCATACTACTCAAATGATCCAGGCATGGCAGGTGtcagatgcagagaaaagaaggcGATTGCTAGAGAGCCTCAGAGGCCCAGCATTAGATGTTATTCGTGTCCTGAAGATCAGCAATCCTTTAATTACAGTCCGTGAATGCCTGCAGGCTCTTGAGCAGGTATTTGGGGTTATAGATAATCCTAGGGAGTTGCAGGTCAAATATCTGACCACTTACCAGaaggatgaagaaaaattatctgcTTACATACTAAGGCTGGAGCCTTTGTTACAGAAGCTGGTACAGAGAGGAGCAATTGAGAAAGACATTGTGAATCAGGCCCGCTTAGACCAAATCGTTGCTGGAGCGGTCCACAGAACAGTTCGCAGACAGTTTGGTTTGCCAGAGGATGGCCCAGCCCCTGGCTTTTTGCAGTTACTGGCACTGATAAAGGATGGAGAAGCagttgaggaggaggaggccctTCTCCAGGCAGGATTAGGAGAACATTTCACCTGA
- the TMEM251 gene encoding transmembrane protein 251 isoform X1, with protein MVAFSEMPKPPDYSELSDSLTLAVGTGRFSGPLHRAWRMMNFRQRMGWIGVGLYLLASAAAFYYVFEINETYNRLALEHIQQHPEEPLEGTTWTHSLKARLLSLPFWLWTIIFLIPYLQMFLFLYSCTRADPKTVGYCIIPICLAVICNRHQAFVKASNQISRLQLIDT; from the exons ATGGTGGCTTTCTCTGAAATGCCAAAGCCACCCGATTATTCAGAACTGAGTGACTCTTTAACGCTTGCCGTGGGAACAGGAAGATTTTCGGGACCATT gCACAGAGCATGGAGAATGATGAATTTCCGTCAGCGGATGGGATGGATTGGAGTGGGATTGTATCTTTTAGCAAGTGCAGCAGCATTTTACTATGTTTTTGAAATCAATGAGACTTACAACAGGCTGGCCTTGGAACACATTCAACAGCACCCTGAGGAGCCCCTTGAAGGAACCACATGGACACACTCCTTGAAAGCTCGGTTACTCTCCCTGCCTTTTTGGTTGTGgacaattatttttctgatacCTTACTTACAGATGTTTTTGTTCCTTTACTCTTGTACAAGAGCTGATCCCAAAACGGTGGGCTACTGTATCATCCCTATATGCTTGGCAGTTATTTGCAATCGCCACCAGGCATTTGTCAAGGCTTCTAATCAGATCAGCAGACTACAattaattgacacataa